One region of Osmia lignaria lignaria isolate PbOS001 chromosome 7, iyOsmLign1, whole genome shotgun sequence genomic DNA includes:
- the LOC117609633 gene encoding alkaline phosphatase yields MLRMKLVAIYFGYLLIGIVGSSIKEDTKHWRQLSTGELEEALSYKWNTNRARNVILFVGDGMSPDTITASRIYRDGETSRLAWENFPNIGILKTYNVNKQVPDSASTATALFSGVKTNYEVVGLDGNVPLGDCNTSLNTDYHVDSIVSWAQAAGKDTGFVTTTRVTHATPAPLYAHSADRRWECESKIPKSAKHCKDIARQLVEDLPGKNIKVIMGGGRQMLKSNATATEFDPIDTWAGKREDGLDLIEAWKRDKINRKLSFDVVQNNEELSKVDTEKVDYLLGIFANGHISMDWDREKGPKGQPSLENMTVTALKILQKSKRGYFLMVEGGLIDFAHHRGHAAQALLETVRFSDAINATLKMVNTDDTLVIVTSDHTHSMNFNGYSDRGSSILGIAQKSKYDGIPYTTLTYSTGGPNNIAYTVKENTTAVRIDPTKNNTTDFTYSQQAAIISDEAYHGGGDVAVYAIGPYAHLFHSVHEQSYVARVMAYAANMESYAYGNSAVKHDYNILVIVSLYCNLFYLGVLSCR; encoded by the exons ATGTTAAGAATGAAGCTGGTCGCAATATATTTTGGTTACCTTCTAATTGGAATCGTTGGATCATCGATCAAGGAAG ACACTAAACATTGGCGGCAACTTTCAACTGGTGAACTGGAAGAGGCTCTATCCTATAAATGGAATACGAACAGAGCGAGAAACGTGATCCTATTCGTGGGTGATGGCATGAGTCCTGACACTATAACCGCCAGTAGAATATACCGTGACGGGGAGACCAGTCGATTAGCATGGGAGAATTTCCCTAATATAGGGATACTTAAG ACGTACAATGTTAATAAGCAAGTACCTGACTCTGCATCCACGGCCACAGCATTGTTCAGTGGCGTGAAGACTAATTACGAAGTGGTTGGTCTTGATGGCAACGTACCATTGGGTGATTGTAATACGAGTTTGAATACCGACTATCACGTGGACTCGATCGTATCGTGGGCGCAAGCTGCTGGTAAAGACACAG GATTTGTGACGACCACCAGGGTCACTCATGCCACTCCTGCTCCTTTGTATGCGCACAGCGCGGACAGAAGATGGGAATGCGAATCGAAAATACCAAAGAGCGCGAAACATTGCAAAGACATCGCGAGACAACTGGTAGAGGATCTACCAGGAAAAAATATCAAG GTGATCATGGGAGGTGGTAGGCAAATGTTGAAATCCAACGCTACAGCCACTGAATTCGATCCAATAGATACATGGGCTGGGAAAAGAGAGGATGGTCTTGACCTTATAGAAGCATGGAAACGCGACAAAATTAATCGAAAATTATCATTCGATGTCGTTCAGAATAACGAGGAACTGTCCAAAGTGGACACCGAGAAGGTGGACTACTTGTTAGGAATTTTTGCGAATGGTCACATTAGTATGGACTGGGACAGAGAGAAAGGTCCAAAAGGACAACCAAGTCTCGAGAATATGACCGTGACagcattaaaaattttacaaaaatcaaaaCGTGGCTACTTCTTGATG GTCGAAGGTGGGCTCATCGACTTTGCTCATCATCGTGGTCATGCTGCTCAGGCGTTATTGGAAACTGTTAGATTTTCTGATGCCATAAACGCTACCTTAAAAATGGTCAACACTGACGATACGTTGGTGATCGTGACCAGTGATCACACGCATTCGATGAATTTCAACGGATACAGTGATCGAGGCTCGTCCATATTGG GCATCGCTCAAAAATCAAAGTACGACGGGATTCCGTACACCACGCTAACTTACAGCACCGGTGGACCAAATAATATAGCATACACGGTAAAAGAGAATACTACCGCGGTCAGAATCGACCCTACTAAAAACAACACAACAGACTTTACGTACAGTCAACAAGCTGCTATAATATCTGACGAAGCTTATCATGGCGGTGGTGACGTAGCTGTGTATGCGATAG GCCCGTACGCGCATTTGTTTCACAGCGTACACGAACAGAGCTACGTAGCTCGAGTTATGGCGTATGCTGCAAACATGGAATCTTATGCTTACGGAAATAGCGCTGTGAAACACGACTATAATATTTTGGTTATAGTTTCTTTATACTGTAATCTGTTTTACTTAGGTGTACTTAGTTGTAGATAA
- the LOC117609640 gene encoding uncharacterized protein LOC117609640, which translates to MSKLAGIMETEDVVGKPTLVRRVSNMLKDGNYSGPPMLFRHASMQKIRHCCQNLNLFPYLLYSFDNSKSHPVARKVHLCLGQFLEVITSRIFFLYKSFRRSLLRGIRSDDQKSEEEEPIKSPIDTGKLTSEFQTITRQKRKRQSPLFLSLAVYLAVLFLAFQMVGLFSLMVFGKYTPGFIFLISALLFLGCISLKILFHESVMHTVKPKKKKNKVQ; encoded by the exons ATGTCGAAATTAGCGGGAATAATGGAGACGGAGGACGTAGTTGGTAAACCGACCCTCGTGCGACGTGTTTCCAACATGCTGAAAG ATGGAAATTATAGCGGACCACCAATGTTGTTCCGACACGCGTCCATGCAGAAGATTCGTCATTGCTGCCAGAATCTGAATCTCTTCCCGTATCTACTCTACTCGTTCGACAATTCAAAATCGCATCCAGTAGCACGTAAGGTGCACCTCTGTCTAGGACAGTTCCTCGAAGTGATCACATCGAGGATCTTTTTCTTGTACAAAAGCTTTCGACGCTCGCTGTTACGTGGCATTCGTTCGGACGATCAGaaaagcgaagaagaagaaccgATCAAGTCGCCTATCGACACCGGTAAATTAACCAGCGAATTTCAAACGATCACCCGACAGAAACGCAAACGACAAAGCCCGTTGTTTCTCAGTTTGGCCGTTTATCTGGCCGTGCTATTTCTCGCTTTTCAAATGGTCGGCCTATTCAGCCTGATGGTGTTCGGCAAGTACACGCCTGGCTTCATTTTCCTCATATCAGCCTTGTTGTTCCTCGGTTGTATCTCGCTTAAGATCCTCTTTCACGAGAGCGTGATGCACACCGTCAAgccgaaaaagaagaagaacaaagtaCAATGA